From the genome of Halictus rubicundus isolate RS-2024b chromosome 2, iyHalRubi1_principal, whole genome shotgun sequence, one region includes:
- the LOC143363103 gene encoding uncharacterized protein LOC143363103, with the protein MQMKLNTLQVLLFLFVFQGDSRAIKCYQCNSKKDEDCTQNKVDIKYLKPCPSSHRYCRKAIYIYYFMDSREYITVRECAKWRNTDKMCYRGRYSRDSYQLVCECYGTGCNRSVRHFSNMNILLYILCQLILLLGLSPT; encoded by the exons ATGCAAATGAAACTAAATACGCTACAAGTATTATTGTTCCTCTTTGTTTTTCAAGGTG ACTCCAGAGCCATAAAATGTTACCAGTGCAATAGTAAGAAGGATGAAGATTGCACACAAAATAAAGTGGATATCAAATATTTGAAACCATGTCCGTCATCGCACAGATACTGTCGCAAAGCCATTTACATAT ATTATTTTATGGATTCCCGGGAATACATAACAGTGCGAGAGTGTGCAAAGTGGCGAAACACCGATAAGATGTGTTACAGGGGTCGTTATTCGCGCGACAGTTATCAACTTGTTTGCGAATGCTACGGAACAGGGTGCAATCGATCTGTGAGACATTTCTCGAACATGAACATACTTCTTTATATCCTGTGTCAACTGATACTCCTCCTCGGTTTAAGCCCTACCTGA